AGTGGAGCTTGAAGGAGGTTGGGTTAGAAGATTTTTGGAAAAACCTAAAAAAGGGGAGAGCTCATCTAGACTAATTAATGCTGGTGTGGCTTTGTTTGAGGCGCAGATTTTTAACTATCTTCCCAAAAAGCCGAAGCCAATTTCCATTGAAAAAGAGGTTTATCCGCGTTTAGTTAAAGCAAAGAAATTAGCTGGTTATCCTTTTCCTGGTGCTTGGTTTGATACAGGAACGGTTGAGCGTTATGAAGAGGCAGTAAAAAAATGGGATATTAAGATTTAGTAAAATAGTTTGGAAAATAAAACAGAAGGAGTTGGTCTCTGGACAGCCAGATCTAATCCTCAAAAACCAGAAAGGGAGAAGCATATTAATTTTTTCCCTAAAGCTAAGGCTCTCCAGCGTCGCCTTCTGCTGGTCCAAACCCCCAAGCAAGATAATTTCCGTAGCTCTTCTGAAATTCAACACCAAAGTCGTGATGACATTTCTCTCCTTAAGGATATGGTTCAGCATGCTCTTAGGGCTTATAGGGCTGTTGAGGAGATGGATTATACTGCTTTGGGAAAGGCAGTAGGAGAGACGTGGGAAGCTATTAAAAACTTTACTAATGGGGGGCAACAACTCCTCAAATAGATAGCTTAATTGAGACTACAAAAAAAGCTTGTGGTGCCAAGGCTTGTGGTGCTGGAGGCGAGGGTGCTGTTGTAGTAGTTGTATTCGCTAATCCTGCCTCAAAAGAAGAGGCAGAGAAATCTATCCAGAACCCCTACCAAGTTCTGCCTTTTGAACTTGATTTTAGGGGGCTTATGATAAAAAACTCCCATTAATAGATTAGAGGCAAGCTTAATAGCTTGCCTCTTTTTGTTTGCTGTGTTAAGCTCAGGGCTATGTCTTTAATCAAAATTGAAGTCAACAAAAAAGATTTACCTGCTTCTACTGTTCAGCTGGAAATCAAAGTTCCTTTTGATGAGTGGCGGAGATTTGAATTAAGGATTACTTCGCGTTTGGCGCAGGGTTTAAAAATCCCCGGTTTCAGGCCCGGTAAAGCGCCGTTGAATTTAGTCAAAAACCAGTTGGAAGAAGAGAAAATCGCCCAGGAAGTTTTAGAGGAGATTTTACCTTTGAGCTATGCTGAAGCAGTAAAAAAGACAAAAATAAGACCTGTTGGCCCGCCTAAAATAAAAATTACTCAATTTGAGAAGGGCAAAGATTTTATTTACACTGCTGAGTGTGCTCTTTGGCCAAAGTTTAATTTGCCTGATTACCGAAAAATTAAAGTTAAAAAACCCAAAGTAGAGGTTGAAGATAAAGAGGTTGAGAGAGAGATCAAACTTTTGCGCAAGAGATTGGCTTCTGTTCGTCCGAAAAAAGGCGTTATTAAAAAAGGAGATAGAGTTTTAGTGGATTATCAGGGATCAATAAAAGGGAAAAGTCTCCCTGAACTTAACAAAAAAGATGTGTGGTTAATTGTGGGAGAAACAGTTATTTTGCCGGGTTTTGGGGAAAAGATAGTTGGCAAAAAGAAGGGAGAGACAGTCAAATTTACTCTTAATTTGCCTAAGGATTTTGTCCAAAAAGGTTTAGCTGGTCAAAAGATAACTTTTAATGTTTTAATTAAAAAAGTTGAAAAAATAGTTTTACCTTCAAGCCAAGAATTAGTAAAAAAATTAGGTCACAAAGATGAGAAAGAGATGAAGCAGAAAATAAAAGGGTTTATAAAACAACAAAAGGAAAGTGAAGCAGAGAAAAAATGGGAAGCAGAAATTGTTTCTGAAATTGTAAAGAAAACAAAAATTCAACTTTCTCCTTATTTGGTTGATCAGGAAAGAGATCGTTTGCTACAACAACTATCTCAGGATTTAGCTTTACAGGGTGCTACTTTAGATCGTTTTTTAGAAAGCGGCAAAATCTCTAAAGATGATTTGGCTGATCAATTGAAAAAGCAAGCAGAGAATAACTTAAAATCTTCTTTTGTTTTGCATGCTATTGCTGACAAAGAAAAGATAAGGATTGAAGATAAGGAGGTTGATGAGTCCTTAGAGCAAGAGAGAACTCGTTTGCGTTTACAAGGTTATCCTGAAAGTGAGACTGAAAGTCAGCTTAAAAATCCCGAAATAAAGGCTCAAGTAAAAACCCAGCTAAAATTAGCCAAAACTCTTAATTTTTTGAAATCTCTTCACAAAAAGGGCTAAATGTGCTACATTGTCAGAGGTTAATAATTGTGTCTTATGAAGAAAAGGGTTAAGACTAAACTCCAAGGCGTAGTTCCTATGGTGGTAGAAAAAGGGCCTTTTGGCGAAAGGGCTTATGATATATTCAGCCGCTTGCTTAAGGAACGAATAGTTTTTATTGGTGGTCCTATTAATGATGAAGTGGCTAATCTTGTTATTGCCCAGCTTTTATTTTTAGAAGCTGAAGATGAGTCCAAAGATATCTATCTATATATAAATAGCCCCGGAGGGGAGGTAAATGCCGGTTTAGCTATTTATGATACTATGCAGTATATTAAGCCAGATGTGGCTACTGTGTGTGTAGGTATAGCGGCTTCAATGGGAGCATTTTTACTTGCTGGAGGAGCTAAAGGAAAGCGTTATATCTTGCCTAATGCCCGCGTAATGCTTCATCAAGTGGCTGGTGGGACCGAAGGTCAAGCTACTGATATTAAAATACGCGCTCAAGAAATTTTAAGATTAAAACGCTTGATTAACAAAATTCTGGCTGAAAGAACAGGGAAAACTTTAGAAAAAATAGAGAAAGACACAGACAGGGACTTTTTTATGGGAGCTAAGGAAGCAAAGCAGTATGGAGTGGTGGACGAGATTCTTTTTCCTTCTGGTAAAAATAAAAAGGAGGCTTAATTGCCCCCTTTATTGTCCTTAGATACAATTCTTAAAATAAAACATTCTCTTCTCTCTACACTAAAGAAAGTTTTTTCTTTTAGTTTTTGGCTTAATGCTATAAGACTCTTTTTTATTTCTTTTAGGCGTGAAGGCAAATATATTATTGTTTTCAAAAGGAAGTTTGATGTCTCCTCTTTTATTCCTTATACTCCTGTAGTTTCTATAGTAGGGTTTGTAGTAATTGGCTATCTTATAAGTGGAGGATCATTAAGTTTAGCGACCACTGATTTTGTAGTTTGGGATGAAGCAGTAGTGGCGTCAGCTATTGAGGGCATAGATCCTTATACTCCTTTAGTTGAAGAAAAAAAGACTGTGTTTTTAGCTACTTTAAAAAAAGAGGTAGAGAAACCTCAGTTGGCTCTTACTGAAGGAGGAATCTATATTGGTCCTCAAACAACCTCTATTAAAGTAGAAACGCCTGCTGAGAAGGAAGAAAGAAAAGAGGTAATTGAGTATAGGGTTCAGTCAGGAGATACTCTTTCTGCAATAGCCCAGAAGTTCGGTTTAAAAATTGACACGCTTAAATGGGCTAATAATATTTCTAATGTTGATCAGATTAAGCCAGGGCAAGTTTTAAAGATTCCACCTACAGATGGAGTACTTTACACAGTTAGGCGGGGGGATACTTTATTGGCAATTGTGCAAAAGTATAAAGGGGATTTACAAAAGACTCTTGCTGTAAATGGACTTGAAGATGCTTCCAAGATTTATGAAGGGCAGAAAATTTTAATTGCTGGTGGTAAAATCACTGTTAGCCGCTCTTATACTGCTTCTAACTCACGTTCCACTACATCTACATCAAGAAGTTCTAACACTACTGCGAGGTATGTGCCCAGAGGGAGCTACCCCAATCGTTTTCCTTATGGTTGGTGCACTTGGTATGTTGCCAGCCGCCGTTATATACCTTGGAGCGGGCATGCACGAACTTGGTATTGGCAAGCAAAATCATATGGTTATGCTGTTGGTTCGACCCCGCGGCCGGGAGCAATTGTGGTGATGCGAGAAAGTTGGTGGGGGCATGTGGCTATTGTGGAAGCAGTCTATGGTTCAAGTTTCTTGATCTCAGAAATGAACGGAGTTGCTGGGTGGGGTAGGGTAGGTCGTAGGGTTATTCCTAATAATTATTCGGCAATTATAGGTTTTATTTATTAATTTTTAAAAATGAAGTTTTGGGATGAAGTGGTTGTTAAGGTTGTGGCTGGTAAAGGAGGGGATGGTTTAGTAAGTTTTTTTCGCGAACGCATAAATGCCAGAGGAGGTCCAGATGGTGGTGATGGAGGAGATGGAGGAGATGTTGTTATTTTTTCTGATCCTAGCTTAAGCGATCTTTCTTATTTTTCTCACCAAAGATTTTTACGGGCGCAGAATGGTAAAAATGGAGGTAAAAACAGGCGGCAAGGCAAAAGGGGAGCGGATTTAAGAGTTGGTGTTCCTGTGGGAACTGTGGTTTATGAATGGAATGAGAAATTTGCTTGGCAAAGGGTTTTTGATTTTAATAAACCCAATTTGGAGTTTAGGGTAGCTAAAGGAGGAAAAGGAGGGTGGGGCAATGCTCATTTTGTTAGCGCTGTGCGTCGTTCTCCACGAGTAGCTTTGCCAGGAGAAAAGGGGGAGAGAAAAAAGATAAAACTTGTTCTCAAACTTATTGCTGAGGTCGGCTTGATTGGTTTGCCTAACGCCGGTAAATCTACTCTTTTGAGTGTTCTTTCTTCAGCCCGTCCCAAGATTGCTGCCTATCCTTTTACTACCCTGATTCCTCATTTGGGTGTTTTAAAATGTCCTACTGGCAAGGTAGTTATTGCTGATATCCCGGGGCTAATTCAAGGTGCTCATAAAGGTAGAGGTTTGGGGGATAGGTTTTTGAAGCATATTGAAAGGACAAAAATTTTAGTTTGGCTTATTGATTCTAGTAGCAGTTCTCCAGTAGAGGATTATCGGATTTTAAAAAAAGAGCTTTCTTCTTATAAACCGGGTCTTTTAGGAAAACAAAAGATTTTGGTGTTAACGAAAATTGATATTGCTTCTGATTGGCGGGAAAAAATGAAGGTTTTGCAGAGGGAGGTAAAAGATTTAATTATCCCTATTTCTGCAGCTACTCATCAGGGTTTAAAAAAGTTAATTTTAGCTATTTGTCAGGAAACAAAAAAGCCATAATTTTATTTTATTCTTGACAGATTTTGTTTATTGCTTTAACATAAGTGAGGTTGTAATTTTCG
This portion of the bacterium genome encodes:
- the tig gene encoding trigger factor, encoding MSLIKIEVNKKDLPASTVQLEIKVPFDEWRRFELRITSRLAQGLKIPGFRPGKAPLNLVKNQLEEEKIAQEVLEEILPLSYAEAVKKTKIRPVGPPKIKITQFEKGKDFIYTAECALWPKFNLPDYRKIKVKKPKVEVEDKEVEREIKLLRKRLASVRPKKGVIKKGDRVLVDYQGSIKGKSLPELNKKDVWLIVGETVILPGFGEKIVGKKKGETVKFTLNLPKDFVQKGLAGQKITFNVLIKKVEKIVLPSSQELVKKLGHKDEKEMKQKIKGFIKQQKESEAEKKWEAEIVSEIVKKTKIQLSPYLVDQERDRLLQQLSQDLALQGATLDRFLESGKISKDDLADQLKKQAENNLKSSFVLHAIADKEKIRIEDKEVDESLEQERTRLRLQGYPESETESQLKNPEIKAQVKTQLKLAKTLNFLKSLHKKG
- the clpP gene encoding ATP-dependent Clp endopeptidase proteolytic subunit ClpP translates to MKKRVKTKLQGVVPMVVEKGPFGERAYDIFSRLLKERIVFIGGPINDEVANLVIAQLLFLEAEDESKDIYLYINSPGGEVNAGLAIYDTMQYIKPDVATVCVGIAASMGAFLLAGGAKGKRYILPNARVMLHQVAGGTEGQATDIKIRAQEILRLKRLINKILAERTGKTLEKIEKDTDRDFFMGAKEAKQYGVVDEILFPSGKNKKEA
- a CDS encoding LysM peptidoglycan-binding domain-containing protein, which produces MPPLLSLDTILKIKHSLLSTLKKVFSFSFWLNAIRLFFISFRREGKYIIVFKRKFDVSSFIPYTPVVSIVGFVVIGYLISGGSLSLATTDFVVWDEAVVASAIEGIDPYTPLVEEKKTVFLATLKKEVEKPQLALTEGGIYIGPQTTSIKVETPAEKEERKEVIEYRVQSGDTLSAIAQKFGLKIDTLKWANNISNVDQIKPGQVLKIPPTDGVLYTVRRGDTLLAIVQKYKGDLQKTLAVNGLEDASKIYEGQKILIAGGKITVSRSYTASNSRSTTSTSRSSNTTARYVPRGSYPNRFPYGWCTWYVASRRYIPWSGHARTWYWQAKSYGYAVGSTPRPGAIVVMRESWWGHVAIVEAVYGSSFLISEMNGVAGWGRVGRRVIPNNYSAIIGFIY
- the obgE gene encoding GTPase ObgE, which encodes MKFWDEVVVKVVAGKGGDGLVSFFRERINARGGPDGGDGGDGGDVVIFSDPSLSDLSYFSHQRFLRAQNGKNGGKNRRQGKRGADLRVGVPVGTVVYEWNEKFAWQRVFDFNKPNLEFRVAKGGKGGWGNAHFVSAVRRSPRVALPGEKGERKKIKLVLKLIAEVGLIGLPNAGKSTLLSVLSSARPKIAAYPFTTLIPHLGVLKCPTGKVVIADIPGLIQGAHKGRGLGDRFLKHIERTKILVWLIDSSSSSPVEDYRILKKELSSYKPGLLGKQKILVLTKIDIASDWREKMKVLQREVKDLIIPISAATHQGLKKLILAICQETKKP